The following coding sequences are from one Triticum dicoccoides isolate Atlit2015 ecotype Zavitan chromosome 4A, WEW_v2.0, whole genome shotgun sequence window:
- the LOC119286350 gene encoding alcohol dehydrogenase 1: MATAGKVIKCKAAVAWEAGKPLSMEEVEVAPPQAMEVRVKILFTSLCHTDVYFWEAKGQTPMFPRIFGHEAGGIVESVGEGVTELAPGDHVLPVFTGECKECPHCKSAESNMCDLLRINTDRGVMIGDGKSRFSIDGKPIYHFVGTSTFSEYTVMHVGCVAKINPEAPLDKVCVLSCGISTGLGASINVAKPPKGSTVAIFGLGAVGLAAAEGARIAGASRIIGVDLNASRFEEARKFGCTEFVNPKDHTKPVQQVLAEMTNGGVDRSVECTGNVNAMIQAFECVHDGWGVAVLVGVPHKDAEFKTHPMNFLNERTLKGTFFGNFKPRTDLPNVVEMYMRKELEVEKFITHSVPFSEINKAFDLMAKGEGIRCIIRMEN, from the exons ATGGCGACCGCCGGGAAGGTGATCAAGTGCAAAG CCGCGGTGGCGTGGGAGGCGGGGAAGCCGCTGTccatggaggaggtggaggtggcgccGCCGCAGGCCATGGAGGTGCGCGTCAAGATCCTCTTCACCTCCCTCTGCCACACCGACGTCTACTTCTGGGAGGCCAAG GGGCAGACTCCCATGTTCCCTCGGATCTTCGGTCATGAAGCTGGAGG CATAGTGGAGAGTGTTGGAGAGGGTGTGACTGAGCTTGCCCCTGGTGACCATGTCCTCCCTGTGTTCACTGGGGAGTGTAAGGAATGCCCACATTGCAAGTCTGCAGAGAGCAACATGTGTGATCTGCTCAGGATCAACACCGACAGAGGTGTCATGATCGGGGATGGCAAGTCACGCTTCTCTATTGACGGGAAGCCGATTTACCATTTCGTAGGGACTTCCACCTTCAGTGAGTATACTGTCATGCATGTTGGTTGTGTTGCCAAGATCAACCCTGAGGCTCCCCTTGACAAAGTCTGCGTTCTTAGCTGTGGTATTTCCACTG GTCTTGGCGCATCCATTAATGTTGCAAAACCACCAAAGGGTTCGACAGTGGCGATATTTGGGCTAGGAGCTGTTGGCCTTGCT GCTGCAGAAGGTGCAAGGATTGCAGGTGCATCAAGGATCATTGGTGTTGACTTGAACGCCAGCAGATTTGAAGAAG CTAGAAAATTTGGCTGCACGGAATTTGTGAACCCGAAAGATCACACCAAGCCAGTTCAACAG GTGCTCGCTGAGATGACAAATGGTGGAGTTGACCGCAGTGTTGAGTGCACGGGCAACGTCAATGCTATGATACAAGCATTTGAATGTGTTCATGAT GGCTGGGGTGTTGCTGTGCTGGTGGGTGTGCCGCACAAGGACGCCGAATTCAAGACCCACCCGATGAACTTCCTGAACGAGAGGACTCTCAAGGGCACCTTCTTCGGAAACTTCAAGCCGCGCACTGACCTGCCCAATGTCGTGGAGATGTACATGAGAAAG GAGCTGGAGGTGGAGAAGTTCATCACACACAGCGTGCCGTTCTCGGAGATCAACAAGGCGTTCGACCTCATGGCGAAGGGCGAGGGCATCCGCTGCATCATCCGCATGGAGAACTAG
- the LOC119289000 gene encoding uncharacterized protein LOC119289000: protein MVLGMNCFGAPEAASKVSPAGRRLGGEGAEAVEQRAAVTEAAPSGHVVGEAKQMGGVDQVKAAGKEGKKKRSGAPIVMHHFPFHSRPGLL from the coding sequence ATGGTGCTGGGCATGAACTGCTTCGGCGCTCCTGAAGCCGCAAGCAAGGTGTCGCCGGCGGGCAGGCGGCTGGGAGGAGAGGGAGCAGAGGCCGTGGAGCAGAGAGCGGCGGTAACAGAGGCGGCGCCAAGTGGCCACGTAGTCGGCGAGGCCAAGCAGATGGGAGGTGTTGATCAGGTGAAGGCGGCGGggaaggaggggaagaagaagaggagcgggGCTCCCATAGTGATGCACCACTTCCCCTTCCATTCTCGTCCTGGGCTGCTCTGA